The genomic region CACGGGGTGCCGTTAGAAGCGCGGCAACCATGAAGATCTACACGAAGAGCGGTGATGCTGGAGAGACGGGTCTGTTCGGTGGCGGACGCGTCCCGAAGGACGACGAGCGGGTGGACGCGTACGGCGAGGTGGACGAGCTGAACGCGACGCTCGGCCTCGCGCGCGGCTTCACGATGCCCACGGACATGGACGCGCTCCTGCTGCGCCTGCAGGACCAGCTCTTCACGCTGGGCGCGGTGCTGGCCACGCCCGCGGACACCAAGGCGTCTTCGTACATTCCGGAGCTGAGGGCGGAGTGGGCGGAGGACATGGAGCGCGCCATCGACAGCTTCGAGAGTGAGCTGCCGAAGATGACCCACTTCGTCCTGCCCGGAGGCACCCAGGCCGCCGCCGCGCTGCACTTGGCGCGCACCGTGTGCCGCCGCGCGGAGCGCCGCACCGTGCCGCTGCTGCGCGAGGGGAAGATTCCGCAGTCGGTGGTGGTCTACCTGAACCGGCTCTCCGATTTGCTCTTCGTCATGGCGCGGCTGGCCAACCATCGTGCGGGCGTGCCGGACGTGAAGTGGATACCGGCGAAGCCCACGAAGTCGACGTAGACGTGTCATGAGCGTGCTGCCCACCTCCCAGCTCCGTGAGCTCGCCAGCCTGGTCGGCTTCGACCTGGTGGGCTTCTCTCGCGCGGAGCCGATTCCGCCCGCCTTCCTGATGGAGTGGCTGGAGTCCGGCTACGCGGCGGACATGGACTGGATGGGAGAGCGGGCCGCCGAGCGACTGGATGTGCAGAAGCTGCTCCCGGGCGCGAAGACGGTCATCTCGTTCGCGAACAACTACTGGCGGGACGACACGGAGTCGGTGGGCTCGCCCATTGCCCGCTATGCGCGGGGTCGCGACTACCACTCCACGCTGCGGGACAGGATGAAGGCCTTCCGCAAGACGGTGGTCGCCAGGTTCCCGGGCCTGGGCACCTACGGGAGCGTGGACAGCGGCCCGCTGATGGAGAAGGTGTGGGCGGCGCGCGCGGGGCTGGGCTACGTGGGGAAGAACGGCTGCTTCATCACCGAGCCCTATGGCTCGTGGGTGCTGCTGGCCACGCTCATCCTGGACGCGGAGGTGGACGCGTACGGGGAGGGGCCGGCGGCGGACCGGTGTGGCTCGTGTCGCCGCTGTCTCATGTCCTGCCCCACGGGCGCGCTGGTGGGGAATGGCCGTGTGGATGCGCGGGCGTGCCTGTCCTACCAGACGATTGAGAACCGCGAGCGCGAGGTGCCCGAGGCGTTCCGGCTCAAGTTCGACAACCTCATCTTCGGGTGCGACATCTGCCAGCAGGTGTGTCCGCTGAACCGCCGTCCGGTGTTCGCGGAGAATCCGCGCTTCGCACCGCGTGCGGTGGCGGAGCTGGGGACGCTGGAGCTGGCGGGGCTGACACCGGAACAGTATGAGCACCTCGTACCCGGTACAGCGTTGGCACGCGCACGCTATGACGGGCTGCGCCGCAACGCCGTGTACGCGCTGGGCGTCGCGAAGCAGGCGGATGCGCGGCGGTTGCTCGAAAAGCTCTGCGGCGACACGAGTGAATTGGTACGTACCGCGGCGCAATGGGCGCTCAGCCAGCTCGACTCCTGAATCCCACCTCCGCGTCTTCCCTGGGCCTGGTGTACGCCGCGATGGGCGTGCAGGTCCTCATCAGCGCCGGGACGTACCTCGCCGGCAAGCGGGCGATGGCGGAGCTGCCGCCGCTCACGGTGGTGCTGTGGCGCTTCATCCTGAGCGGCTCGGTGTTCGTGCTGCTGCTGGCGCTGACGCCGGGGCCGAAGCTGCCGCCGCGCAGTGAGTGGAAGCGGGTGCTGGTGCTGGGGCTGCTGGCGGGGCCGGTGAACCAGGTGTTCTTCTTCTATGGCCTGTCGCAGTCCACGGCGGCGCACGCGGCGCTGCTGTACGCGCTGACGCCCCTGGGCGTGTACCTGTTGAGCCTGGCGCGTGGCCACGAGCGGGCGTCGCTGCGCGCGGTGGGCGGCATCGCCACGGCCTTCACGGGGGTGGTGGTGTTGCTGCTGGGGCGGGGGCTGGCGGACGCGAGCGGCTCGCTGCTGGGGGACGTGCTCATCCTCGGCGCGGTGGCGGCGTGGGTGGTGTACACGACGGAGGGCAAGCCCTTCGTCGCGGTGCACGGTCCGGTGCGGGCCACGGCGTGGAGCATGGTGGCGTCCACGCTGATGATGCTGGTCCTGGCGCCCTTCGTGGCGAAGCCCGACGCGGTGATGGCGGCGAGCGACGCGGCGAAGGGCTCCATCGTGTACCTGGGGCTGCTCACCTCGGTGGTGGCATACCTCATCTGGTACTACGCGCTGTCGAAGGTGCCGGCGTCGAAGGTGGCCATCTTCTCCAACCTGCAGCCCGCGGCGACCGCGCTGGCCGCGTGGGCGCTGCTGGACGAGGCGCTGCACTGGGAGATTGCGGTGGGCGGGGTGCTGGTGCTGCTGGGCGTGCGGTTGACGCAGACGGCGCACGTGCGGCCTCCGCCCGAGACGCCGCTTCGTCCGGAGACGGAGCGGCAGGCGGCGTAGACTCGCCGGATGCTCCGTTCCGGCGAAGACCTGCTGCATGTGGAAGAGCGGCTGTGGGTGCTGACGGCGCCGACGGGCAAGGGCATCTACGACTTCGCCTTTGACAGGTTCTTCGCCTGCCGCCGTCCGTACGCCCTGCCGGAGTCCATGGAGGTCCTTGCCCGCGTGGGCGTGTGGAATGACTACGCGGAGCGGTATCGCGAGCTGGAAGGGGAGGGTGTGCGGCTGGTGCACTCTCCCGAGCAGCACCTGCTGGCCACGGAGCTACCGCACTGGTACCCGCGGCTCACGGACCTGACGCCGCGCAGTGTCTGGTTCGACGAGCGGCCGGATGCGGAGACCGTGGAGCGGCTGCTCGGGTGGCCCGTCTTCGTGAAGGGCGAGCGGCAGACGAGCCGTCATCGCAAGTCCTTGTCCATCATCGAAGGGCCGGAGCAGTGGCGCCAGGCGATGGACGCGTATGCGAAGGACTCCATCCTGCACTGGCAGCGCGTGGTGTGCCGCGAGCTGCGGCCCCTGCGCCGGGTGGAGGAGGGCGCGCCGGACCGCATCCCCAGCTCCTTCGAGTTCCGCACCTTCTGGTGGCGGGGCGAGCTGGTGGGGTGGGGGCCCTACTGGTGGCAGGGCTCGCCATACACGATGACGGCGGACGAGCAACGCGAGGCGCTCGGGCTGGGCCGCGAGGTGGCGCGCCGGCTGGACGTGCCCTTCCTCGTGGTGGACGTGGCGCAGGAGGTCTCCGGCCGGTGGATTGTCATCGAGTGCAATGACGGTCAGGAGAGTGGCTACGCGGGCGCCTCTCCCTTCGCGCTCTGGCAGAACATCCTGGACGTCGAGCGGGCACGTAGCGCTCCGCCGTGAATCAGTCCCCGTTCGGGTCCCACTCGGAGATGTCCTTCTTGGGCTCCGGGGGCGGCGTCGGGCGGGGCGCGGCCTTCGTGGTCGTCGTCGCGGGCTGCCGCGTGGGCGGCGGCGCCGGCAGCACGGCCGGTTCGTCATCCAGCAGCGGGTCCTTCTCCTCGCTGCTCGCGGCCACGGTGGGCGGGGGCTTCACCGGCTCGGGCTTCACGGGCGCCGCGGCCGGCTTCACCGGCGCGGCCTTCGTCCCCGACTTCGCCACGGGCGCGGGCGCCGGCTCGGGCTTCGCGTCCATCGGCTCCAGGTCGTCCCCCCCGGACTTCGCCTCCGGCTCCGG from Pyxidicoccus trucidator harbors:
- a CDS encoding ATP-grasp domain-containing protein, translated to MLRSGEDLLHVEERLWVLTAPTGKGIYDFAFDRFFACRRPYALPESMEVLARVGVWNDYAERYRELEGEGVRLVHSPEQHLLATELPHWYPRLTDLTPRSVWFDERPDAETVERLLGWPVFVKGERQTSRHRKSLSIIEGPEQWRQAMDAYAKDSILHWQRVVCRELRPLRRVEEGAPDRIPSSFEFRTFWWRGELVGWGPYWWQGSPYTMTADEQREALGLGREVARRLDVPFLVVDVAQEVSGRWIVIECNDGQESGYAGASPFALWQNILDVERARSAPP
- the queG gene encoding tRNA epoxyqueuosine(34) reductase QueG; translation: MSVLPTSQLRELASLVGFDLVGFSRAEPIPPAFLMEWLESGYAADMDWMGERAAERLDVQKLLPGAKTVISFANNYWRDDTESVGSPIARYARGRDYHSTLRDRMKAFRKTVVARFPGLGTYGSVDSGPLMEKVWAARAGLGYVGKNGCFITEPYGSWVLLATLILDAEVDAYGEGPAADRCGSCRRCLMSCPTGALVGNGRVDARACLSYQTIENREREVPEAFRLKFDNLIFGCDICQQVCPLNRRPVFAENPRFAPRAVAELGTLELAGLTPEQYEHLVPGTALARARYDGLRRNAVYALGVAKQADARRLLEKLCGDTSELVRTAAQWALSQLDS
- a CDS encoding DMT family transporter, which encodes MGAQPARLLNPTSASSLGLVYAAMGVQVLISAGTYLAGKRAMAELPPLTVVLWRFILSGSVFVLLLALTPGPKLPPRSEWKRVLVLGLLAGPVNQVFFFYGLSQSTAAHAALLYALTPLGVYLLSLARGHERASLRAVGGIATAFTGVVVLLLGRGLADASGSLLGDVLILGAVAAWVVYTTEGKPFVAVHGPVRATAWSMVASTLMMLVLAPFVAKPDAVMAASDAAKGSIVYLGLLTSVVAYLIWYYALSKVPASKVAIFSNLQPAATALAAWALLDEALHWEIAVGGVLVLLGVRLTQTAHVRPPPETPLRPETERQAA
- a CDS encoding cob(I)yrinic acid a,c-diamide adenosyltransferase translates to MKIYTKSGDAGETGLFGGGRVPKDDERVDAYGEVDELNATLGLARGFTMPTDMDALLLRLQDQLFTLGAVLATPADTKASSYIPELRAEWAEDMERAIDSFESELPKMTHFVLPGGTQAAAALHLARTVCRRAERRTVPLLREGKIPQSVVVYLNRLSDLLFVMARLANHRAGVPDVKWIPAKPTKST